A window of the Pongo abelii isolate AG06213 chromosome 10, NHGRI_mPonAbe1-v2.0_pri, whole genome shotgun sequence genome harbors these coding sequences:
- the MORN3 gene encoding MORN repeat-containing protein 3 produces the protein MPVSKCPKKSESLWKGWDRKAHKNGLRRQVYAVNGDYYVGEWKDNVKHGKGTQVWKKNGAIYEGDWKFGKRDGYGTLSLPDQQTGKCRRVYSGWWKGDKKSGYGIQFFGPKEYYEGEWCGSQRSGWGRMYYSNGDIYEGQWENDKPNGEGMLRLKNGNRYEGCWERGMKNGAGRFFHLDHGQLFEGFWVDNMAKCGTMIDYGRDEAPEPTQFPIPEVKILDPDGVLAEALATFRKTEEGD, from the exons ATGCCAGTCTCTAAGTGCCCGAAAAAGTCAGAGTCCCTGTGGAAGGGGTGGGACCGGAAGGCCCACAAGAACGGCCTGCGGCGCCAGGTATACGCTGTGAATGGCGACTACTATGTGGGCGAGTGGAAGGACAACGTGAAACACG GGAAAGGAACACAGGTCTGGAAGAAGAACGGAGCCATCTATGAAGGGGACTGGAAGTTTGGGAAGCGAGACGGCTACGGCACCCTCAGCCTTCCTGACCAACAGACAGGAAAGTGCAGGAGAGTCTACTCAGGCTGGTGGAAAGGGGATAAGAAATCG GGTTATGGGATCCAGTTTTTCGGACCCAAGGAGTATTATGAGGGTGAGTGGTGTGGCAGCCAGCGCAGCGGGTGGGGCCGCATGTACTACAGCAACGGCGACATCTACGAGGGACAGTGGGAGAACGACAAGCCCAACGGGGAGGGCATGCTGCGCCTGA AGAACGGGAACCGCTACGAGGGCTGCTGGGAGAGAGGCATGAAGAACGGGGCAGGGCGTTTCTTCCATCTGGACCATGGCCAGCTGTTTGAAGGCTTCTGGGTGGACAATATGGCCAAATGCGGGACGATGATCGACTATGGCCGTGACGAGGCCCCTGAGCCCACTCAGTTCCCCATTCCTGAG GTCAAAATCCTAGACCCTGATGGTGTGCTGGCAGAAGCGTTGGCCACGTTCaggaagacagaggaaggagaTTGA